One Acidimicrobiia bacterium genomic region harbors:
- a CDS encoding rhodanese-like domain-containing protein: MTAASPPEVPAIDPAEARRRLDAGAVLLDVREPDEWDAGHAREATWIPMGQLAARQAELPTDRPIVVVCRGGGRSARVAAALLGAGYDATNLAGGLQAWASAGLPLITDDGGTGTVA; the protein is encoded by the coding sequence GTGACCGCGGCCTCACCCCCGGAGGTGCCCGCCATCGACCCGGCCGAAGCCCGCCGCCGCCTCGACGCCGGGGCGGTGCTGCTCGACGTCCGGGAGCCCGACGAGTGGGACGCCGGTCACGCGCGCGAGGCGACGTGGATCCCGATGGGCCAGCTCGCGGCCCGGCAGGCCGAGCTGCCCACGGACCGCCCGATCGTCGTGGTCTGCCGCGGCGGCGGCCGCTCGGCCCGCGTGGCGGCCGCGCTGCTCGGCGCCGGCTACGACGCCACCAACCTGGCCGGTGGGCTGCAGGCGTGGGCGAGCGCGGGCCTGCCGCTGATCACCGACGATGGCGGCACCGGCACGGTGGCCTGA
- a CDS encoding FAD-binding oxidoreductase — translation MPEVRRGTPTPPIAFGGGAGVTARLAAPAVEVPEPVLTRLRGACAAVDTDAAARGEASRDWWPLAMVWALDGQVPALAAAVARPSTRDEVQAVLAICDEARVPVTPAAGRSGVCGASVPVHGGLVLDLCGLTGIVSVDRVSLVLDVRAGTFGDVLEDDLRTGHGVTLGHWPQSVALSTVGGWLACRSAGQYSTRYGKIEDLVEGLDVVLADGTLVHTGGAPRAAVGPDLTQLFVGSEGTLGVITGARLRVHPTPPAERRAAYAFSSFGAGLDACRRILQRGATPAVVRLYDDVEAARNFGTAPGVHPLLVLDEADPAVLDAVTTIVRDECRDATELDAGPVAHWLEHRNDVSALEALIGRGYVVDTMEVAGRWRELPGIYEAATAALRAVDGTLVASAHQSHSYPDGACLYFTFAGQPEAGARETYYRTAWDAATRAVLAAGGALSHHHGVGLNRARFMPETLGAGLAVLDAVKRALDPHGILNPGKLGLASPFGPSPAWP, via the coding sequence GTGCCCGAGGTCCGGCGCGGGACGCCGACCCCGCCGATCGCCTTCGGCGGCGGCGCGGGCGTCACGGCGCGCCTGGCCGCCCCGGCGGTCGAGGTCCCCGAGCCGGTCCTGACCCGGCTGCGCGGGGCGTGCGCCGCCGTCGACACGGACGCTGCGGCGCGCGGCGAGGCCAGCCGGGACTGGTGGCCGCTCGCCATGGTCTGGGCCCTCGACGGGCAGGTGCCCGCCCTGGCGGCCGCGGTCGCGCGCCCCTCGACCCGCGACGAGGTCCAGGCCGTGCTCGCCATCTGCGACGAGGCGCGCGTGCCGGTCACGCCGGCCGCCGGCCGCAGCGGCGTCTGCGGCGCCAGCGTGCCGGTGCACGGGGGGCTGGTCCTCGACCTGTGCGGCCTGACCGGCATCGTCAGCGTCGACCGCGTCTCGCTCGTGCTCGACGTGCGCGCCGGGACCTTCGGGGACGTCCTCGAGGACGACCTCCGGACCGGGCACGGCGTGACGCTCGGGCACTGGCCCCAGTCGGTGGCGCTCTCGACCGTCGGCGGCTGGCTCGCCTGCCGGAGCGCCGGGCAGTACTCGACGCGCTACGGGAAGATCGAGGACCTCGTCGAGGGCCTCGACGTGGTGCTCGCCGACGGCACCCTCGTCCACACCGGCGGCGCGCCGCGCGCGGCGGTCGGTCCCGACCTCACCCAGCTCTTCGTCGGCAGCGAGGGGACACTGGGCGTCATCACCGGCGCCCGCCTGCGCGTCCATCCGACCCCGCCGGCCGAGCGGCGCGCCGCGTACGCGTTCTCCTCGTTCGGCGCCGGGCTCGACGCCTGCCGCCGAATCCTCCAGCGGGGCGCGACGCCCGCAGTCGTCCGCCTCTACGACGACGTCGAGGCGGCCCGGAACTTCGGAACTGCCCCGGGTGTGCACCCGCTCCTCGTGCTCGACGAAGCCGACCCCGCCGTCCTCGACGCGGTCACGACGATCGTCCGCGACGAGTGTCGAGACGCCACCGAGCTCGACGCCGGCCCCGTCGCCCACTGGCTCGAGCACCGCAACGACGTCAGTGCCCTCGAGGCGCTGATCGGGCGGGGCTACGTCGTCGACACGATGGAGGTCGCCGGCCGGTGGCGAGAGCTGCCGGGCATCTACGAGGCGGCGACCGCCGCGCTCCGCGCCGTCGACGGGACCCTCGTGGCGTCGGCGCACCAGTCGCACTCCTACCCGGACGGGGCCTGCCTCTACTTCACGTTCGCGGGTCAGCCCGAGGCCGGCGCCCGCGAGACCTACTACCGCACGGCCTGGGACGCGGCGACCCGGGCCGTGCTCGCCGCCGGCGGCGCGCTCAGCCACCACCACGGCGTGGGCCTGAACCGGGCCCGCTTCATGCCCGAGACCCTCGGCGCCGGCCTCGCCGTCCTCGACGCCGTGAAGCGGGCGCTCGACCCGCACGGCATCCTGAACCCGGGCAAGCTCGGCCTGGCGTCGCCGTTCGGCCCGTCGCCGGCGTGGCCGTGA
- a CDS encoding MATE family efflux transporter encodes MTIRRRSLHDREILRLALPAFGALAAEPLYVLADTAIVGRLGTRPLAGLAVAGTVLTAAFAVFNFLAYSTTAGVARFVGAGDRRRAAELGVDGLWLALGLGTALALVGLVGGSAIVAAMGASARVHPFALTYLRISLLGVPMLLVTLAGTGYLRGLQDTRTTLLVAVSANVLNLALELLFVFGLGWGIAGSAWGTVIAQIGSAAAFVVIVARTARPSGASPWPRRGGVRAVAVVGGPLIVRTASLLVVFLAATALAARKGDLDVAAHQIAYQVLLFLALSLDALAIAGQAMVGRLLGASDAAQARAAARRMLEWGVAVGAAFGVVIGATAPWLPAVFTDSAGVRGLAEQLLVVVALIQPLNALVFVLDGVLIGAGDQRYLAGAMLAATFLGFAPAAALVVGLHAGVVALWAALTVWFAARAVGVGLRYASSRWQVTGAVRT; translated from the coding sequence GTGACGATCCGCCGGCGGAGCCTCCACGACCGGGAGATCCTGCGCCTGGCCCTACCGGCCTTCGGGGCCCTCGCCGCCGAGCCGCTCTACGTCCTGGCCGACACCGCGATCGTGGGTCGACTCGGCACCCGACCCCTGGCCGGGCTCGCCGTCGCCGGGACGGTGCTGACGGCCGCGTTCGCGGTGTTCAACTTTCTCGCCTACTCGACCACCGCGGGCGTCGCCCGGTTCGTCGGGGCCGGAGATCGGCGGCGGGCGGCCGAGCTCGGCGTCGACGGGCTCTGGCTCGCGCTCGGCCTCGGGACCGCGCTGGCGCTCGTCGGGCTGGTCGGCGGCTCGGCGATCGTCGCCGCCATGGGCGCCTCGGCCCGCGTCCATCCCTTCGCGCTCACCTACCTGCGGATCTCCCTCCTCGGCGTCCCGATGCTGCTGGTCACCCTGGCCGGGACCGGCTACCTGCGGGGCCTCCAGGACACCCGCACCACGCTGCTCGTCGCCGTCTCGGCCAACGTCCTGAACCTGGCGCTGGAGCTGCTGTTCGTGTTCGGGCTCGGGTGGGGCATCGCCGGCTCCGCGTGGGGCACCGTGATCGCCCAAATCGGCTCGGCGGCGGCTTTCGTGGTGATCGTGGCCCGCACGGCCCGGCCGTCCGGCGCCAGCCCGTGGCCCCGCCGCGGCGGCGTGCGCGCCGTCGCCGTCGTCGGTGGCCCGCTCATCGTTCGAACCGCGTCGCTGCTCGTCGTCTTCCTCGCCGCGACGGCCTTGGCGGCGCGAAAGGGCGACCTCGATGTCGCCGCGCATCAGATCGCCTACCAGGTGCTGTTGTTCCTCGCGCTGTCGCTCGACGCGTTGGCGATCGCAGGGCAGGCGATGGTCGGCCGCCTGCTCGGTGCCTCCGACGCCGCGCAAGCGCGCGCCGCCGCCCGCCGCATGCTGGAGTGGGGCGTCGCCGTCGGCGCCGCCTTCGGCGTCGTCATCGGCGCGACCGCGCCGTGGCTCCCGGCCGTGTTCACTGACTCGGCTGGTGTCCGCGGTCTCGCCGAGCAGCTCCTCGTGGTCGTGGCGCTCATCCAGCCGCTCAACGCGCTGGTGTTCGTGCTCGACGGGGTGCTCATCGGAGCCGGCGACCAGCGGTACCTCGCGGGCGCGATGCTCGCGGCGACATTCCTGGGCTTCGCGCCGGCGGCCGCGCTGGTGGTCGGGCTCCACGCCGGCGTCGTGGCGCTCTGGGCCGCCCTCACCGTCTGGTTCGCGGCGCGCGCCGTCGGCGTCGGGCTGCGCTACGCCAGCAGCCGCTGGCAGGTCACCGGCGCCGTTCGGACCTGA
- a CDS encoding class I SAM-dependent methyltransferase, whose translation MPYTVGEFALGLEGLGLLRAGPAASDDALMARVGELEAIVRSLDDPWFSSAALGAELGVVPGYARWASVYDEPNPLVIVEEPAARHALTGWPRPSRVLDVGCGTGRHSAHLVELGHTVTGIDVSPEMLQVARRKAPGARFVEGPMAPLPFDDGEFDGAVCALALSHVADIEEPIAELARVVRPGGQLVISDFHPFMVLLGGQGAFRAADGTPNFVASHAHLPSRVLAAVARAGLTVVGCAEPTWTLEAARLSFPGMSDALYEEAIAGLPLAIVWSLGRPDAAEPAP comes from the coding sequence GTGCCGTACACCGTGGGCGAGTTCGCGCTCGGCCTCGAAGGGCTCGGGTTGCTCCGCGCCGGTCCGGCGGCGTCTGACGACGCGCTGATGGCGCGGGTGGGCGAGCTGGAGGCGATCGTCCGGTCCCTCGACGACCCCTGGTTCTCGTCGGCCGCGCTCGGAGCCGAGCTCGGGGTGGTGCCGGGCTACGCGAGGTGGGCGTCGGTCTACGACGAGCCCAACCCGCTCGTCATCGTCGAGGAGCCGGCCGCCCGCCACGCACTGACGGGCTGGCCCCGACCGTCGCGCGTGCTCGACGTCGGCTGTGGCACCGGCCGGCACAGCGCGCACCTGGTCGAGCTCGGCCACACCGTCACCGGAATCGACGTCTCGCCCGAGATGCTGCAGGTGGCGCGCCGGAAGGCACCCGGCGCTCGCTTCGTCGAGGGCCCCATGGCCCCGCTGCCCTTCGACGACGGTGAGTTCGACGGCGCCGTGTGTGCACTCGCACTCTCGCACGTGGCCGACATCGAAGAACCGATCGCCGAGCTCGCCCGAGTCGTGCGCCCAGGTGGGCAGCTGGTGATCTCCGACTTCCATCCGTTCATGGTGCTGCTCGGCGGCCAGGGCGCGTTCCGAGCCGCCGACGGCACCCCGAACTTCGTCGCCAGCCACGCCCACCTGCCGAGCCGGGTGCTCGCCGCGGTCGCGCGGGCGGGGCTGACCGTCGTCGGCTGCGCCGAGCCGACCTGGACGCTCGAGGCGGCGCGACTGTCCTTCCCCGGCATGTCGGACGCGCTCTACGAGGAGGCGATCGCGGGCCTGCCGCTCGCGATCGTGTGGAGCCTGGGTCGGCCGGACGCGGCCGAGCCCGCCCCGTGA
- a CDS encoding cupin domain-containing protein, with the protein MAKLERKRFDAPDETRPFRDKGQVQILNIGGGVVGRATFEPGWRWSDHVKAIAGTDSCQAPHLGYVISGHQKVRMDDGTELEFGPGDVVSIPPGHDGWTVGDEPCVVLDFAGMSSYAKPS; encoded by the coding sequence GTGGCCAAGCTTGAGCGCAAGCGCTTCGACGCTCCCGACGAGACCCGACCGTTTCGGGACAAGGGGCAGGTGCAGATCCTCAACATCGGCGGCGGCGTCGTGGGTCGGGCGACGTTCGAGCCCGGCTGGCGCTGGTCCGATCACGTCAAGGCGATCGCGGGCACCGACAGCTGCCAGGCGCCGCATCTCGGGTACGTGATCTCCGGTCACCAGAAGGTTCGGATGGACGACGGCACGGAGCTCGAGTTCGGACCCGGTGACGTGGTCTCGATCCCGCCTGGGCACGACGGGTGGACCGTCGGCGACGAGCCCTGCGTCGTCCTTGACTTCGCGGGGATGTCCTCGTACGCCAAGCCGAGCTGA
- a CDS encoding FGGY-family carbohydrate kinase: MTGPSRLLVVDAGTSSVRVAVVDAAARIVTERRQPLAPTTPAPGLVEFDAVALAAAVLELAEAALAVDGPVAAVGIANQRSSTVVWDRATGEPVGPALGWQDVRTVGRCLELQAHGLRLGPNESATKVELLLDLADPERARDLCFGTVDSWLAWTLSRGALHVTDATNAALTGLRRRDGGAWADHVLERLRIPGRMLPTVVDSSAVVGDAAALTGSPPIAGILGDQQASLLGQACVRPGDAKITFGTGGMLDVVLGDERPDFDRGRGGTFPIVTRRRAGRDTWGLEAIMFAAGTSVEWLRDGLGLIADADASHALAARAEDTGDVWFVPALLGLGTPDWDYGARGTLLGLTRGTTAAQVVRAVLEGVAHRGADLVEAAELDSGRRIEALRIDGGMSANPTFVQALADAAQRRVEVAPVREATALGAAFAAGLAVGVWPDDAAVAATWAPVERVEPARVADRARWRAAVDRARAWIPELSEIDV, translated from the coding sequence GTGACCGGGCCGTCTCGCCTGCTCGTCGTCGACGCCGGCACGTCGTCGGTCCGCGTCGCGGTGGTCGACGCCGCCGCTCGCATCGTCACCGAGCGCCGCCAGCCGTTGGCGCCGACGACGCCGGCTCCGGGCCTCGTGGAGTTCGACGCCGTCGCGCTGGCCGCGGCCGTGCTCGAGCTCGCCGAGGCCGCGCTCGCGGTCGACGGACCGGTAGCGGCGGTCGGCATCGCCAACCAGCGCAGCTCCACGGTGGTGTGGGACCGGGCCACCGGCGAGCCCGTCGGCCCCGCCCTCGGCTGGCAGGACGTGCGCACGGTCGGACGCTGCCTCGAGCTGCAGGCTCACGGCCTGCGTCTCGGGCCCAACGAATCGGCGACCAAGGTCGAGCTGCTGCTGGACCTGGCCGACCCGGAACGAGCCCGTGACCTCTGCTTCGGCACCGTCGACAGCTGGCTGGCCTGGACGCTCTCACGGGGCGCGCTCCACGTCACCGACGCCACGAACGCCGCCCTCACCGGCCTTCGCCGTCGGGACGGCGGCGCGTGGGCCGACCACGTCCTCGAGCGGCTCCGGATCCCGGGCCGCATGCTCCCGACCGTCGTCGACTCGTCGGCCGTGGTCGGCGACGCGGCCGCGCTCACGGGCAGCCCGCCGATCGCGGGCATCCTCGGCGACCAGCAGGCCTCGCTGCTCGGCCAGGCCTGCGTGCGGCCGGGCGACGCCAAGATCACGTTCGGCACCGGCGGGATGCTCGACGTCGTCCTGGGCGACGAGCGTCCCGACTTCGATCGCGGTCGAGGGGGCACGTTCCCGATCGTGACCCGTCGTCGGGCCGGGCGCGACACCTGGGGCCTCGAGGCGATCATGTTCGCCGCCGGCACCAGCGTCGAGTGGCTGCGCGACGGCCTCGGGCTCATCGCCGACGCCGACGCGTCGCACGCGCTGGCCGCGCGCGCGGAGGACACCGGCGACGTGTGGTTCGTCCCGGCCCTCCTCGGGCTCGGCACGCCGGACTGGGACTACGGAGCTCGCGGCACCCTCCTCGGCCTCACCCGCGGCACGACCGCGGCGCAGGTGGTGCGCGCGGTCCTGGAGGGTGTCGCCCACCGCGGCGCGGACCTCGTGGAGGCGGCGGAGCTCGATTCGGGGCGGCGGATCGAGGCGCTCCGCATCGACGGGGGCATGAGCGCCAACCCCACCTTCGTCCAGGCCCTCGCCGACGCCGCCCAGCGGCGCGTCGAGGTCGCTCCAGTCCGCGAGGCGACCGCGCTGGGCGCCGCCTTCGCGGCCGGCCTCGCCGTCGGCGTGTGGCCGGACGACGCCGCCGTCGCGGCGACGTGGGCCCCGGTGGAACGGGTCGAGCCGGCGCGGGTCGCCGACCGGGCCCGCTGGCGGGCCGCGGTCGACCGGGCCCGGGCCTGGATCCCCGAGCTGTCGGAAATCGACGTCTGA
- a CDS encoding TMEM175 family protein: MDRGRLEAFSDGVFAVAITLLALNLAVPGPGHGPLGHQLVHRWPEFVAYAISFFTIGIIWVNHHALFRTIDAIDRVLVFLNLLLLFFVVAIPFATATMAAYLRGGGPDAHLATAVFNGVFLGMSLAFGGLFSHTMRRHLLAVRVEPALERRALIRFTIGTAAYAIAVGVAFVSAEAALVISALVAVYYVFERTPSRPVDQPSEPRVMT; the protein is encoded by the coding sequence ATGGACCGAGGGAGACTCGAGGCCTTCAGCGACGGGGTCTTCGCCGTCGCGATCACGCTCCTCGCCCTGAACCTCGCCGTGCCCGGCCCGGGACACGGACCGCTCGGTCACCAGCTGGTCCACCGGTGGCCCGAGTTCGTCGCCTACGCGATCAGCTTCTTCACCATCGGGATCATCTGGGTGAACCACCACGCCCTCTTCCGGACCATCGACGCCATCGACCGTGTGCTCGTCTTCTTGAATCTCCTCCTGCTGTTCTTCGTCGTGGCGATCCCGTTCGCGACCGCCACCATGGCCGCCTACCTGCGCGGCGGCGGCCCGGACGCCCACCTCGCGACTGCGGTTTTCAACGGCGTGTTCCTGGGGATGTCCCTCGCGTTCGGCGGCCTGTTCTCGCACACGATGCGGCGCCACCTCCTCGCCGTTCGGGTCGAGCCCGCGTTGGAACGGCGGGCCCTGATCCGTTTCACGATCGGGACCGCGGCGTACGCCATCGCCGTCGGGGTCGCGTTCGTCAGCGCCGAGGCCGCCCTCGTCATCAGCGCGCTCGTCGCCGTCTACTACGTGTTCGAGCGCACCCCCAGCAGACCGGTCGACCAGCCGTCCGAGCCGCGGGTCATGACCTGA
- a CDS encoding glycerol-3-phosphate dehydrogenase/oxidase yields MASAGFDRAEALRRLADEPFDVLVVGGGITGAGCALDAASRGLRTALVERHDFAAGTSSKSSKLVHGGIRYLQQREFALVYEGLAERQLALRNAPHLVRVLPFLIPIFARDGLVDRRVARAFGAALWMYDLTGGVRIRKTHERVDRDRARALMPTLRSDLLASAYLFYDARTDDARLTLCLARTAAAHGAAVANRVAVTGLAKGPDGAVRAATVRADGAEFDVNARVVVNATGVWADDVRALDEGSHPASIRPAKGVHLTVPWSKVRNEIAAILPVPKDRRSVFVVPWGDFTYVGTTDTDYDGPIDDPQCTPADVEYLLGALNRAVDQPVAAADVTGTWAGLRPLLRTASDARTADLSRRHGVRVSTSGVITVTGGKLTTYRRMAADTIDQAARLLSSRVKSRTRRLGLLGSHGFSPPPAAAEPSLHEHLAGRYGTEAEAVLQLLRQDPGLREPLVPGLPYVRAEAVYAARHEMARTLDDVLSRRTRARLLARDASRAAAPDVARLVAPELGWDEAQVTSEVEAYRALCEHERAAAQLPETALDASLGA; encoded by the coding sequence GTGGCGTCCGCCGGGTTCGATCGCGCCGAGGCGCTGCGCCGCCTGGCCGACGAGCCGTTCGACGTGCTGGTGGTGGGCGGGGGGATCACCGGCGCCGGCTGCGCCCTCGACGCGGCGTCGCGGGGGTTGCGCACCGCCCTCGTCGAGCGGCACGACTTCGCCGCCGGCACCTCCTCGAAGTCCTCGAAGCTCGTCCACGGCGGGATCCGCTACCTGCAGCAGCGGGAGTTCGCCCTCGTCTACGAGGGGCTCGCCGAGCGCCAGCTGGCGCTGCGCAACGCGCCCCACCTCGTGCGCGTCCTGCCCTTCCTCATCCCGATCTTCGCCCGGGACGGGCTCGTGGACCGCCGGGTCGCCCGCGCCTTCGGCGCCGCCCTGTGGATGTACGACCTCACCGGCGGCGTGCGGATCCGGAAGACCCACGAGCGGGTCGACCGGGACCGGGCCCGCGCCCTCATGCCGACCCTGCGGAGCGACCTCCTCGCGTCCGCCTACCTCTTCTACGACGCCCGGACGGACGACGCCCGGCTCACGCTGTGCCTGGCTCGCACCGCCGCCGCCCACGGCGCCGCCGTCGCCAACCGGGTCGCGGTCACCGGCCTCGCGAAGGGACCCGACGGCGCCGTCCGGGCCGCCACCGTCCGCGCCGACGGGGCCGAGTTCGACGTCAACGCCCGCGTCGTCGTCAACGCCACCGGCGTGTGGGCCGACGACGTGCGGGCTCTCGACGAGGGGTCGCACCCGGCGTCGATCCGGCCCGCGAAGGGCGTGCACCTGACGGTGCCGTGGTCGAAGGTCCGGAACGAGATCGCGGCGATCCTCCCGGTGCCGAAGGACCGGCGGTCCGTGTTCGTCGTGCCGTGGGGGGACTTCACCTACGTCGGCACCACCGACACCGACTACGACGGGCCGATCGACGATCCCCAGTGCACGCCCGCCGACGTCGAGTACCTCCTCGGGGCGTTGAACCGCGCCGTCGACCAGCCGGTCGCCGCCGCCGACGTCACCGGGACGTGGGCGGGGCTCCGCCCCCTGCTCCGGACGGCCAGCGACGCCCGGACCGCCGACCTGTCGCGTCGCCACGGCGTGCGCGTGTCGACGAGCGGGGTCATCACCGTCACCGGCGGCAAGCTCACGACCTATCGGCGCATGGCCGCGGACACGATCGATCAGGCCGCCCGGCTGCTGAGCTCCCGGGTCAAGAGCCGCACCCGCCGGCTGGGGCTGCTCGGGTCGCACGGGTTCAGCCCACCGCCGGCGGCAGCCGAGCCCAGCCTGCACGAGCACCTCGCCGGCCGCTACGGCACCGAGGCCGAGGCGGTGCTCCAGCTCCTGCGTCAGGACCCGGGCCTGCGCGAGCCGCTCGTTCCCGGGCTGCCGTACGTGCGCGCCGAAGCCGTGTACGCGGCGCGCCACGAGATGGCCCGCACGCTCGACGACGTGCTGAGCCGTCGGACCCGCGCCCGGCTGCTGGCCCGCGACGCGTCACGAGCCGCGGCGCCGGACGTCGCCCGCCTCGTCGCGCCCGAGCTCGGCTGGGACGAGGCCCAGGTCACGAGCGAGGTCGAGGCCTACCGCGCCCTCTGCGAGCACGAGCGGGCCGCCGCGCAGCTGCCCGAGACGGCCCTCGACGCGTCGCTCGGCGCGTAG
- a CDS encoding sulfotransferase — protein sequence MATTRPPAIRIDDLAEPRFPPPIAAALAAAGPVAEGLSLEPQALCDEAATTTGCANFGDDAFRERLEVLHRATRDEGGLSAAGVVSIHGQLVGHLKNRLLVEDLVASHPEILDVEISRPILIVGQPRTGTTHLHNLMAADPALRSLPYWESLEPVLAPLERAAVAAGGPDPRRERTAAGLEFLDQALPYFKRMHEMTVDHVHEEIQLLALDCSTMLFETMAVLPTWRDYYLAHDQTPSYRYLKRVLQVLQWQRGGDRWVLKSPQHLEQFRPLLTVFPDATFVVTHRDPVSVIASNATMLAYTARLNTAHPDPPRIGRYWSDRIEQMLETGMRERRLLPADRSIDVRFDEFMADDLGMVERIYAVADQPFGPEARAEMDRFLRDHPRGRHGGVRYDLAGDFGIDPAERRAAMRDYVDRFGVAIEH from the coding sequence GTGGCCACGACCCGCCCGCCCGCGATCCGCATCGACGACCTGGCCGAGCCCCGCTTCCCGCCCCCCATCGCAGCCGCGCTCGCCGCCGCGGGACCGGTCGCCGAGGGCCTGTCGCTCGAGCCCCAGGCGCTGTGCGACGAGGCGGCGACGACGACCGGCTGCGCCAACTTCGGCGACGACGCGTTCCGGGAGCGCCTCGAGGTCCTGCATCGCGCCACGCGGGACGAGGGCGGCCTCAGCGCCGCCGGCGTCGTGAGCATCCACGGGCAGCTCGTCGGGCACCTGAAGAACCGGCTCCTCGTCGAGGACCTCGTCGCCTCGCACCCCGAGATCCTCGACGTCGAGATCAGCCGGCCCATCCTGATCGTTGGGCAGCCCCGGACCGGCACCACCCACCTGCACAACCTCATGGCCGCCGACCCCGCCCTGCGGTCGCTCCCCTACTGGGAGAGCCTCGAGCCCGTGCTCGCCCCGCTGGAGCGCGCCGCGGTGGCCGCCGGCGGTCCCGACCCCCGGCGGGAGCGGACCGCCGCGGGGCTCGAGTTCCTGGACCAGGCGCTCCCTTACTTCAAGCGCATGCACGAGATGACCGTGGACCACGTGCATGAGGAGATCCAGCTGCTCGCCCTCGACTGCTCGACGATGCTGTTCGAGACCATGGCCGTCCTGCCGACCTGGCGCGACTACTACCTCGCGCACGACCAGACGCCGTCGTACCGGTACCTCAAGCGCGTGCTGCAGGTGTTGCAGTGGCAACGCGGCGGTGACCGCTGGGTGCTGAAGTCGCCCCAGCACCTGGAGCAGTTCCGCCCCCTGCTCACGGTCTTCCCCGACGCGACGTTCGTCGTCACCCATCGCGATCCCGTCTCGGTCATCGCGTCGAACGCCACCATGCTCGCCTACACCGCTCGCCTCAACACCGCCCACCCCGACCCGCCGCGCATCGGTCGGTACTGGTCCGACCGCATCGAGCAGATGCTCGAGACCGGCATGCGCGAGCGGCGGCTGCTGCCCGCCGACCGATCGATCGACGTCCGCTTCGACGAGTTCATGGCCGACGACCTCGGCATGGTCGAGCGCATCTACGCCGTCGCCGACCAGCCGTTCGGGCCCGAGGCCCGCGCCGAGATGGATCGCTTCCTGCGCGACCACCCGCGCGGACGCCACGGCGGGGTCCGCTACGACCTCGCCGGCGACTTCGGGATCGACCCCGCCGAGCGGCGAGCCGCGATGCGCGACTACGTCGACCGCTTCGGCGTCGCGATCGAGCACTGA
- a CDS encoding DUF4097 family beta strand repeat-containing protein: protein MAGPTSVPVDAATPLRVTSRSGSVVITGEDRTDVLVERGADRVETGADGVHVKGRSGSLVARCPAGTDVFVGAASGSVSIRGTLGDTRVTTGSGSITIDRARRVDARTGSGSIVVDECEGECRCQSGSGRLRVGRAGSVELVAASGSVEVGAVGPARVRAGSGSVTIGLVEPATVDVEAHSGTVAVSVPHGLRPATALRAASGSVRCDCQPGHDGAIRVTTGSGQISVTER from the coding sequence ATGGCCGGCCCCACCAGCGTGCCCGTCGACGCCGCCACCCCGCTGCGCGTGACCAGCCGGTCCGGATCGGTCGTGATCACCGGCGAGGACCGCACCGACGTGCTCGTCGAACGCGGGGCGGACCGGGTGGAGACGGGCGCCGACGGGGTGCACGTGAAGGGCCGGTCGGGCAGCCTCGTCGCGCGCTGCCCCGCGGGAACCGACGTGTTCGTCGGTGCCGCGTCGGGCTCCGTCTCGATCCGCGGCACCCTCGGCGACACGCGCGTCACGACCGGAAGCGGCAGCATCACGATCGACCGCGCCCGCCGCGTCGACGCTCGAACCGGTTCGGGCAGCATCGTCGTCGACGAGTGCGAGGGCGAGTGCCGCTGCCAGTCCGGCAGCGGCCGGCTGCGGGTCGGCCGGGCCGGCTCGGTGGAGCTGGTCGCGGCGTCGGGCAGCGTCGAGGTGGGCGCCGTCGGCCCGGCGCGCGTTCGGGCCGGCAGCGGGAGCGTGACGATCGGACTCGTCGAGCCCGCGACCGTGGACGTCGAGGCGCACTCGGGAACCGTCGCCGTGAGCGTCCCCCACGGGCTGCGGCCGGCCACCGCGCTGCGGGCCGCCAGCGGCTCGGTCCGCTGCGACTGCCAGCCTGGTCACGACGGCGCCATCCGGGTGACAACGGGCAGCGGCCAGATCTCGGTCACGGAACGTTGA
- a CDS encoding adenylate/guanylate cyclase domain-containing protein: protein MSGTESGAITFTDIVGFTEFTAERGDAEAIALLDLQERLVRAALPSDGRLVKELGDGLLLWLPAARPALAMCLELLDRFAEVGHEPAALWVRMGMHWGCPTRRGDDLVGHDVNLAARIVDVAGPGELLVSATVLAALDDATPDVLLDELGPVVMRGIPEPVRLYRASRALVRRP from the coding sequence TTGAGCGGGACCGAGTCCGGCGCCATCACGTTCACCGACATCGTCGGGTTCACGGAGTTCACGGCCGAGCGCGGCGACGCCGAGGCCATCGCCCTCCTCGACCTCCAGGAACGCCTCGTGCGGGCCGCGCTGCCGTCCGACGGCCGGCTGGTGAAGGAGCTCGGCGACGGTCTCCTGCTGTGGCTCCCGGCGGCCCGACCGGCCCTCGCCATGTGCCTCGAGCTGCTCGACCGCTTCGCCGAGGTCGGGCACGAGCCGGCCGCGCTGTGGGTGCGCATGGGCATGCACTGGGGCTGCCCAACCCGGCGAGGCGACGACCTCGTCGGCCACGACGTGAACCTGGCGGCGCGGATCGTCGACGTCGCCGGTCCCGGCGAGCTCCTGGTCTCGGCCACGGTGCTCGCGGCGCTGGACGACGCGACACCGGACGTCCTCCTCGACGAGCTCGGTCCGGTGGTGATGCGGGGCATCCCCGAGCCGGTCCGCCTCTACCGGGCCTCGCGAGCCCTCGTCCGCCGCCCCTGA